A single region of the Polymorphum gilvum SL003B-26A1 genome encodes:
- the fliF gene encoding flagellar basal-body MS-ring/collar protein FliF produces MGAVAAILIGVFAFIIFRVTAPQMTQLYSDLTLEDSSAIVNQLESLGIPFELKRDGATIMIPKEQVARVRMRLAEEGLPTGGSIGYEIFDRSDTLGATSFVQNINHLRAMEGELARTIRSLDRIVSARVHLVIPERQLFQRDRRPPSASIAIKTRGSLGQNEIRAIQHLVAAAVDGLGPERVSIVDDTGRLLATGSDESAEGIVASSLQERTFEIEQRLKNQIEEILNSVVGPGRARVRVAAEVDFNRITETSEKFDPEGQVVRSTQSKEESSTSISRQAGVTVGNQIPNAEADAGEGGDREGSNLAEEIVNFEISKSVRTEVVEAGRIKRLSVAVLVDGVYSPNESGEVQYAPRTQEVLDRIAVLVRSAVGFDAARGDVVEVVNLRFAQAPEPDFDSASAGLFEFTRDDVLRFAELGVLLLISLLLLLFVVRPLLRRIVTPEEKAPQELVIAPDGTLVAEVEVPAEAKEEDDEVVIEWLEEAKAQGALQASSIAKVGAMIDDYPTEAVTIVRGWLEEAA; encoded by the coding sequence ATGGGGGCCGTTGCTGCGATTCTGATCGGTGTGTTTGCGTTCATTATCTTCCGTGTGACTGCGCCGCAGATGACGCAGCTCTATTCGGACCTCACCCTCGAGGACTCCAGCGCGATCGTCAACCAGCTGGAATCGCTCGGTATTCCGTTCGAGCTCAAGCGCGACGGCGCGACCATCATGATCCCCAAGGAGCAGGTGGCGCGCGTCCGTATGCGGCTTGCTGAGGAAGGCCTGCCGACCGGCGGATCGATCGGCTACGAGATCTTCGACCGCAGCGACACGCTGGGTGCCACGAGTTTCGTCCAGAACATCAATCATCTGCGTGCGATGGAAGGCGAACTGGCACGAACCATCCGGTCTCTCGACCGGATCGTTTCGGCCCGGGTCCATCTCGTCATCCCCGAACGCCAGCTGTTCCAGCGCGATCGCCGTCCGCCGTCCGCGTCGATTGCGATCAAGACCCGCGGATCCCTTGGTCAGAACGAGATCCGGGCGATCCAGCACCTCGTCGCAGCCGCTGTCGACGGGCTCGGTCCGGAGCGGGTTTCGATTGTCGACGACACCGGTCGCTTGCTGGCGACCGGATCGGACGAGAGCGCGGAAGGCATCGTTGCATCGTCGCTTCAGGAGCGAACCTTCGAGATCGAGCAACGGCTGAAGAACCAGATCGAGGAAATCCTGAACAGCGTGGTCGGGCCCGGCAGGGCCCGGGTTCGCGTTGCTGCGGAAGTGGACTTCAACCGGATCACCGAGACATCGGAGAAGTTCGATCCGGAAGGACAGGTCGTGCGGTCGACACAGTCCAAGGAGGAATCGTCGACCAGCATCTCCCGCCAGGCCGGCGTCACGGTCGGCAACCAGATTCCGAACGCCGAAGCAGACGCCGGGGAGGGTGGCGATCGCGAAGGTTCGAATCTGGCCGAGGAGATCGTCAACTTCGAGATTTCCAAGTCGGTCAGGACGGAAGTTGTCGAGGCTGGGCGCATCAAGCGGCTGTCGGTCGCGGTCCTCGTCGATGGCGTCTATTCGCCCAACGAGAGCGGGGAGGTCCAATACGCGCCGCGCACTCAGGAGGTGCTCGACCGCATCGCCGTCCTGGTCCGATCGGCCGTCGGCTTCGACGCTGCCCGCGGCGACGTCGTCGAGGTGGTGAACCTGCGCTTCGCCCAGGCTCCCGAGCCGGATTTCGACAGCGCCTCCGCCGGCCTGTTCGAGTTCACGCGCGACGACGTCCTGCGCTTTGCCGAACTCGGCGTCCTGCTGCTGATCTCGCTGCTGCTGCTGCTGTTCGTGGTGCGGCCGCTGCTGCGCCGGATCGTGACGCCGGAGGAAAAGGCGCCGCAGGAACTCGTAATCGCGCCGGACGGCACGCTGGTCGCGGAAGTCGAGGTTCCGGCAGAGGCGAAGGAAGAGGACGACGAGGTCGTCATCGAGTGGCTGGAGGAAGCCAAGGCGCAGGGCGCACTGCAGGCGTCCTCGATCGCCAAGGTCGGCGCCATGATCGACGACTACCCCACGGAAGCGGTGACCATCGTACGCGGATGGCTGGAGGAGGCGGCGTAA
- a CDS encoding hydroxypyruvate isomerase family protein, producing the protein MIEALPLSANLGFLWTDLSLPEAVRAAHRAGFAAVELHWPYGVPAEDLRAALEATGLPVLAINTPRGDVAAGDFGLAALSDRRDEARAGLRQALDYARGIGAANIHVMAGRAQGASARQTFVDTLREARDLAAPHGIGLLVEPLNSRDVPGYFLACCDMAADVIAACGGEGIRILFDCYHMQIMRGDLLHEVTRLLPLIGHIQFAAVPDRQEPDHGEVDFAWLLPALRAAGYAGFFGAEYRPRGATDAGLAWMARFAGRG; encoded by the coding sequence ATGATCGAAGCGCTGCCGCTGTCCGCCAACCTGGGCTTCCTGTGGACCGACCTGAGCCTGCCGGAGGCCGTGCGGGCCGCGCATCGGGCCGGCTTTGCGGCGGTCGAGCTGCATTGGCCCTACGGCGTGCCGGCGGAAGACCTCCGGGCCGCTCTCGAGGCGACCGGGCTTCCGGTGCTCGCCATCAACACGCCGCGGGGCGACGTGGCGGCGGGCGACTTCGGGCTTGCCGCCCTGTCCGACCGCAGGGACGAGGCGCGGGCAGGCCTGCGCCAGGCGCTGGACTATGCGCGCGGGATCGGCGCGGCCAACATCCACGTCATGGCCGGTCGGGCGCAGGGAGCGAGCGCCCGACAGACCTTCGTCGACACCCTGCGCGAGGCGCGCGACCTGGCAGCCCCCCACGGCATCGGCCTGCTGGTGGAGCCGCTCAACAGCCGCGACGTGCCCGGCTACTTCCTGGCCTGCTGCGACATGGCTGCCGACGTCATCGCGGCCTGCGGCGGCGAAGGTATCCGGATCCTGTTCGACTGCTACCACATGCAGATCATGCGCGGTGATCTGCTGCACGAGGTGACCCGGCTGCTGCCGCTGATCGGTCACATCCAGTTCGCCGCCGTGCCCGACCGGCAGGAGCCGGATCACGGCGAGGTCGACTTCGCCTGGCTGCTGCCGGCCCTGCGCGCGGCCGGCTACGCCGGCTTCTTCGGCGCCGAGTACAGGCCGCGCGGCGCCACCGACGCCGGCCTCGCTTGGATGGCCCGCTTCGCCGGCCGCGGGTGA
- the mnmA gene encoding tRNA 2-thiouridine(34) synthase MnmA produces MLNSLDLPRRPQDTRVVVAMSGGVDSSVVAGLMKQEGYDVVGVTLQLYDHGAAVQRAGACCAGQDIHDARRVAERLGIPHYVLDYERRFKEAVIDRFAESYMAGETPIPCVACNQTVKFSDLLETARTLGADVLATGHYVRSAPAGNRRALYRPADLDRDQSYFLFATTQEQLDFLRFPLGGRPKAEVRALARRFGLAVADKQDSQDICFVPKGRYADVIARLRPDAAEPGDIVHVDGRVLGRHDGIIHYTVGQRRGLGIAAGEPLYVVRLDAAARRVVVGPRDALATRRLSLRDLNWLGAEPLDPGAPVALFAKVRSTRPPVPAVLTRHADGAIEVELADGETGVAPGQACVFYDADGAEARVLGGGWIARAVPVSPGALPDTVVSPCAAAG; encoded by the coding sequence ATGCTGAACAGTCTCGACCTGCCCCGCCGTCCTCAGGACACGCGCGTGGTCGTCGCCATGTCGGGCGGCGTCGATTCCTCCGTCGTCGCCGGCCTGATGAAGCAGGAAGGCTACGACGTCGTCGGCGTCACGCTGCAACTCTACGACCACGGCGCCGCCGTGCAACGCGCCGGCGCCTGCTGCGCCGGCCAGGACATCCACGACGCGCGCCGGGTCGCCGAGCGGCTCGGCATCCCGCATTACGTGCTCGACTACGAGCGCCGCTTCAAGGAGGCGGTGATCGACCGCTTCGCCGAGAGCTACATGGCCGGCGAGACGCCGATCCCCTGCGTCGCCTGCAACCAGACGGTCAAGTTCTCCGACCTGCTGGAGACGGCCAGGACGCTCGGCGCCGACGTGCTGGCAACCGGCCACTACGTGCGCTCCGCGCCGGCCGGCAACCGCCGCGCCCTCTACCGCCCGGCCGACCTCGACCGCGACCAGAGCTACTTCCTGTTCGCCACCACCCAGGAGCAGCTCGACTTCCTGCGCTTCCCGCTCGGCGGCCGGCCGAAAGCCGAGGTGCGCGCGCTGGCGCGCCGGTTCGGCCTCGCCGTCGCCGACAAGCAGGACAGCCAGGACATCTGCTTCGTGCCGAAGGGCCGCTATGCCGACGTCATCGCCCGCCTGCGCCCCGACGCCGCCGAGCCGGGCGACATCGTCCATGTCGACGGCCGCGTGCTCGGCCGCCACGACGGCATCATCCACTACACCGTCGGCCAGCGTCGCGGCCTCGGCATCGCGGCCGGCGAACCGCTCTATGTCGTGCGCCTCGACGCCGCCGCGCGCCGGGTCGTCGTCGGGCCCAGGGATGCGCTGGCGACCCGCCGGCTTTCGCTGCGTGACCTCAACTGGCTCGGCGCCGAACCGCTCGACCCCGGCGCACCGGTCGCGCTGTTCGCCAAGGTGCGCTCGACCCGCCCGCCGGTGCCCGCCGTGCTGACCCGCCACGCCGACGGCGCGATCGAGGTCGAACTCGCCGACGGCGAGACCGGAGTCGCGCCGGGCCAGGCCTGCGTCTTCTACGACGCCGACGGTGCCGAGGCGCGCGTGCTCGGCGGCGGCTGGATCGCCCGCGCCGTGCCCGTCTCCCCCGGCGCGCTCCCCGACACGGTCGTCTCGCCGTGCGCTGCCGCCGGCTGA
- a CDS encoding Fic family protein, giving the protein MELDIGKPAHFQNQPVPEGTRLAGWAALIHALGVKAPVRNPACISERHVRGNRRQEGTWEVYDKRYQPDDTLDGHLGFALRHEPIDLLVLKRILDALPEQDLIDFIQRTPTGAVTRRAWFFYETLSGKRLDIDDAPTVTAVDALDPEAYFTGPPSLSLRHRVRNNLLGTGAFCPIIRRTEKLEAFLALDLSRKAQETIGRTGAHVVSRAASFLLLADSRASFEIEGERAPANRLERWGRAVLEAGKRPLNREEIYRLHRILIGDDRFTEIGYRSEGVFLGERDHNHDPLPEFIGARPQDVPDIMTGLNGCNNRLRTSDVDPVLQAAAIGFGFVYVHPLADGNGRLHRCLIHHVLAERKYTPPGMVFPVSAVMLDRIDDYAATLKRHSGPLMEFMDWRALPNHNVEVTNDTADLYRYFDCTEEAEFLFSCVQRTVEIDLPREIDYLKCRDQALTAIMNLVEMPDRMAQDLIMHIRQNGGLLSKRRRTGEFEKLRNDEVQEIETIVADAFEGFDDKYSVGSPFFVGKN; this is encoded by the coding sequence ATGGAACTCGACATCGGGAAGCCCGCCCATTTTCAGAATCAGCCCGTTCCAGAGGGCACGCGGCTCGCAGGGTGGGCTGCGCTTATCCACGCGCTTGGCGTGAAGGCGCCGGTGAGAAATCCGGCCTGCATCTCCGAACGGCATGTGCGCGGCAATCGCCGGCAGGAGGGCACCTGGGAGGTCTATGACAAACGGTATCAGCCGGACGACACCCTGGATGGGCATCTCGGCTTTGCCCTGCGCCATGAGCCGATCGATCTTCTGGTTCTCAAACGCATCCTCGATGCGCTGCCGGAACAAGACCTCATAGACTTCATCCAGCGGACACCGACCGGCGCAGTGACGCGGCGCGCGTGGTTCTTTTACGAGACCCTGAGCGGCAAGCGGCTCGACATAGACGACGCCCCCACAGTCACCGCCGTCGACGCCCTCGATCCCGAAGCCTATTTCACCGGTCCCCCATCGCTTTCCCTGCGCCATCGTGTGCGCAACAATCTGCTTGGTACGGGCGCGTTCTGCCCGATCATCAGGCGCACAGAAAAACTGGAAGCATTTCTGGCCCTAGATCTTTCCAGGAAGGCGCAGGAGACGATCGGGCGAACGGGCGCACATGTCGTTTCCCGGGCCGCAAGCTTTCTCCTCCTCGCCGACAGCCGCGCCAGCTTCGAGATCGAAGGGGAACGCGCACCAGCCAATCGGCTCGAGCGCTGGGGGCGAGCCGTTCTGGAGGCCGGCAAGCGTCCACTAAACAGAGAAGAGATCTACCGCCTGCACCGCATCCTGATCGGCGACGATCGGTTCACCGAGATCGGATATCGCAGCGAGGGCGTGTTTCTGGGCGAGCGGGACCACAACCATGACCCACTGCCCGAGTTCATCGGAGCCCGCCCTCAGGATGTTCCCGACATCATGACCGGCCTCAATGGCTGCAACAACAGGCTGCGGACCTCGGACGTCGATCCGGTCCTGCAGGCGGCTGCAATCGGGTTCGGGTTTGTTTACGTCCACCCGCTGGCCGACGGCAATGGACGACTGCACCGCTGTCTCATCCACCACGTACTCGCCGAGCGCAAATATACCCCGCCCGGCATGGTGTTTCCTGTCTCGGCTGTTATGCTGGATCGCATCGACGACTACGCCGCGACCCTGAAGCGGCACTCCGGTCCTCTGATGGAGTTCATGGACTGGCGCGCGCTGCCCAACCACAATGTCGAGGTCACCAACGATACGGCGGACCTCTACCGCTATTTCGACTGCACAGAGGAGGCCGAGTTCCTCTTTAGCTGCGTGCAGCGAACCGTCGAGATCGATCTGCCGCGCGAGATAGACTACCTCAAGTGCCGCGATCAGGCGCTGACCGCCATCATGAACCTGGTTGAAATGCCCGACCGCATGGCCCAGGATCTCATCATGCATATCCGCCAGAACGGCGGCTTACTTAGCAAACGCCGCCGCACCGGCGAGTTTGAGAAACTGCGCAACGATGAGGTTCAGGAGATCGAGACAATTGTCGCGGATGCTTTTGAGGGTTTCGACGACAAATACAGTGTAGGATCGCCCTTTTTCGTAGGAAAAAACTAG
- a CDS encoding flagellar hook-length control protein FliK — protein MRVVVQAFQLRADLIGGSGGGPGLGGADGVRAGVAEGGGPFGALLGAVSGVDGSAGAAGGGPGGVRPAGSVPAGGLLSAVAVLSSPVGADVDVLAVAGATADGPAVPAADGAAQALVAAGEIWQVFAPMPGSGAGAAADPEASGPDDADRDGAGAVETGVVDVDGVAALVQSFPEGFAGAVPSGGLAADAPAGPGADLDVASAPFDPHSGSRSGPAGAPPAPLGPAAGVMPGSAGAGQSPGDAAPLSGSGVLPAAAQATPAGAGGEAPLPTGVAAGEIAVALRPAGADAMGAGPVAASSDGPDPLGLAAASTSGGVGLAASAPADPAVLPSVARTLTASAGQGAEAGALPQVPLADGAAKAVDPRAASPLPGAAGSAAAVVPGGVAEGSAATAAPAQTSTVGLQGHPQATEVDEERAGSATPGQASAGLRQESGALPAASRREVGGFDGAVVADGRVGEGGGDGAATGRDVRSDRPGEASVRTQGGENGPTAPAAARALAAAELAAVASDAAQDGGDGAELQPLSLDARGSARADAMSLGRASAQGPSAQAQAAAAQIAGQIVHHLRNGQSRFQMRLDPPELGRVEVHMRVSSEGVVQAHLVVERSETLDLFLRDQRGLERALEQAGLRTDSGSVQFSLRDQGGSQFTFADQGREGQARSDSSGDETAETSDPGDIEQVVQLYRTGGRSGLDIRV, from the coding sequence ATGAGGGTGGTCGTGCAGGCGTTTCAGCTACGGGCGGATCTGATCGGTGGTTCTGGCGGCGGGCCGGGTCTCGGTGGTGCCGACGGCGTGCGCGCCGGCGTGGCCGAGGGCGGTGGTCCCTTTGGGGCGTTGCTCGGTGCAGTCTCTGGCGTGGACGGCAGCGCGGGTGCCGCGGGCGGCGGTCCTGGAGGCGTGAGGCCTGCCGGGTCCGTGCCCGCAGGCGGGCTGCTGTCTGCTGTGGCGGTGCTGTCGTCGCCTGTGGGTGCCGATGTCGATGTCCTTGCGGTCGCCGGCGCGACGGCGGACGGGCCGGCGGTTCCGGCGGCCGACGGCGCGGCGCAGGCCCTGGTCGCTGCGGGCGAGATCTGGCAGGTGTTCGCGCCGATGCCTGGATCCGGCGCCGGGGCCGCGGCCGATCCGGAGGCGTCCGGGCCGGACGACGCCGATCGGGATGGGGCGGGTGCGGTCGAGACGGGCGTCGTTGACGTCGACGGGGTCGCTGCCCTGGTCCAGTCCTTTCCGGAAGGGTTTGCCGGTGCCGTCCCTTCGGGCGGTCTGGCTGCGGATGCGCCGGCCGGGCCTGGTGCGGATCTCGATGTGGCCTCTGCCCCGTTCGATCCGCACTCCGGCTCGCGCTCGGGTCCGGCGGGTGCTCCGCCGGCGCCGCTCGGTCCGGCCGCCGGCGTGATGCCCGGTTCTGCCGGGGCCGGGCAGTCGCCAGGAGATGCTGCTCCCCTGTCCGGATCCGGGGTGCTCCCTGCCGCCGCGCAGGCGACTCCGGCCGGCGCGGGCGGCGAGGCGCCGTTGCCCACCGGTGTCGCCGCCGGGGAGATTGCGGTCGCTCTGCGGCCTGCTGGCGCCGATGCCATGGGTGCAGGGCCGGTCGCGGCCTCCAGCGATGGACCCGATCCGCTCGGGCTCGCCGCCGCTTCCACATCGGGCGGGGTTGGTCTTGCCGCTTCCGCTCCTGCTGATCCGGCTGTGTTGCCGTCCGTCGCCCGGACCCTGACCGCATCCGCCGGTCAGGGTGCCGAGGCGGGTGCATTGCCGCAGGTCCCGCTCGCCGACGGGGCGGCCAAGGCTGTCGATCCGCGCGCTGCTTCTCCGTTGCCTGGCGCGGCGGGGAGCGCCGCCGCCGTGGTGCCGGGTGGGGTGGCAGAGGGGAGTGCCGCCACAGCCGCTCCGGCGCAGACATCAACCGTTGGTCTCCAGGGGCACCCCCAGGCGACGGAGGTCGATGAGGAGCGTGCGGGCAGCGCGACGCCGGGACAAGCTTCAGCAGGACTCCGGCAGGAGTCCGGCGCACTTCCGGCTGCAAGCCGGCGGGAGGTCGGAGGGTTTGACGGTGCCGTCGTTGCGGACGGGCGGGTCGGCGAGGGCGGCGGCGATGGCGCCGCGACCGGCCGCGATGTCCGCTCCGACCGGCCGGGCGAGGCAAGCGTCCGGACGCAGGGCGGCGAAAACGGCCCGACTGCGCCGGCCGCGGCGCGCGCCCTTGCGGCTGCGGAACTGGCCGCCGTCGCCTCGGATGCTGCCCAGGACGGCGGCGATGGCGCCGAACTGCAGCCGCTTTCCCTGGATGCGCGCGGTTCCGCGCGCGCCGATGCCATGAGCCTCGGTCGCGCCAGCGCGCAAGGGCCGTCGGCCCAGGCCCAGGCTGCCGCGGCGCAGATCGCCGGTCAGATCGTTCATCATCTGCGCAACGGCCAAAGCCGGTTCCAGATGCGGCTCGATCCGCCGGAACTCGGCCGGGTCGAGGTGCATATGCGGGTGTCGTCCGAGGGCGTCGTGCAGGCGCATCTGGTCGTCGAGCGCTCCGAAACGCTCGACCTGTTCCTGCGCGACCAGCGCGGACTGGAGCGTGCGCTGGAGCAGGCAGGTCTGCGTACCGATAGCGGGTCTGTGCAGTTTTCCCTGCGAGATCAGGGTGGTAGCCAGTTCACCTTTGCCGATCAGGGGCGCGAGGGTCAGGCGCGGTCGGACAGCAGCGGCGATGAAACGGCCGAGACTTCGGATCCAGGCGACATCGAACAGGTCGTCCAGCTCTACCGGACGGGCGGCCGATCCGGCCTGGATATCAGGGTTTAA
- a CDS encoding DUF1153 domain-containing protein — MTEQVRSRVKYVIGPDGSPLTIADLPPPSTKRWVIRRKAEVVAAVRGGLLSLEEACHRYTLTVEEFLSWQSSIERHGLAGLRATRIQQYRN, encoded by the coding sequence ATGACCGAGCAAGTTCGTTCGCGTGTAAAGTATGTCATCGGGCCCGACGGCAGCCCGTTAACGATTGCCGATCTGCCGCCGCCGAGCACCAAGCGCTGGGTGATCCGCAGAAAGGCTGAAGTCGTCGCGGCCGTAAGGGGCGGACTGCTCTCGCTGGAGGAGGCGTGCCACCGGTACACCCTGACGGTCGAGGAATTCCTGTCGTGGCAAAGCTCGATCGAGCGACACGGACTTGCGGGTCTGAGGGCGACTCGGATCCAGCAATACCGGAACTAG
- a CDS encoding flagellar hook assembly protein FlgD, with protein sequence MAEVGSTTSASATTSSSSKSRETLLGSYDLFLTLLTTQIKNQDPLDPLDTAQFTNQLVQYSSVEQSILTNTYLEQLMASVKSGQASGYVSYLGAEVTASGDTAMLESGSASWAYKVSEDATGFVKIRNSDGAVVYEGEVDLAAGSGTYTWDGKTSTGGTAADGAYTISFSVFDGAGKAETVTTKVSGIVDKVDISSGEAFLKIGAVRVPVSSVTSVARVG encoded by the coding sequence ATGGCAGAGGTCGGCTCGACCACTTCGGCATCGGCAACGACATCGTCCTCATCGAAGAGCCGGGAGACGCTGCTCGGCAGCTACGACCTGTTCCTGACGCTGCTGACTACGCAGATCAAGAACCAGGATCCGCTCGATCCGCTCGATACGGCGCAGTTCACGAACCAGCTCGTCCAGTATTCCTCGGTCGAACAGTCGATCCTCACCAACACCTATCTCGAACAGCTGATGGCCAGCGTCAAAAGCGGCCAGGCCTCGGGCTATGTCAGCTATCTCGGGGCCGAGGTCACGGCGAGTGGCGACACGGCCATGCTCGAGTCGGGATCGGCGTCGTGGGCCTACAAGGTTTCGGAAGATGCGACAGGCTTCGTCAAGATCCGCAATTCCGACGGCGCAGTCGTCTACGAGGGCGAGGTCGACCTAGCGGCTGGAAGCGGAACCTACACCTGGGACGGCAAGACCAGCACGGGCGGCACGGCAGCCGACGGGGCCTATACGATCTCGTTCTCTGTCTTCGACGGCGCTGGAAAGGCGGAAACCGTGACGACCAAGGTCAGCGGAATCGTCGACAAGGTCGACATATCGAGCGGCGAAGCCTTCCTGAAGATAGGTGCGGTGAGGGTTCCCGTCAGTTCCGTCACCTCCGTTGCCAGGGTCGGCTGA
- a CDS encoding FliH/SctL family protein, producing the protein MAIRMGRLTTPSKFLFDTDFNEPAAPVVEEPSAPEVPMLAVDEHERLLEAARAEAYERGRKAGVEEARSLQETRFAEETSNLVGAVEHLIGQLGEIRDRQEKDAIAFSFLVARRLCAHLIARNPLAETVALVSECLGPLRQAPHVVIRVAERDVEALKAKTDPLVYEKGFEGRLVILGEPDIERGDCRIEWADGGILRDRKAVERQIDQVIRNYFQAKAGARARHAVAEAVEAKDTQA; encoded by the coding sequence GTGGCCATTCGCATGGGACGCCTAACGACCCCGTCCAAATTTCTTTTCGACACCGACTTCAACGAGCCGGCGGCGCCGGTTGTCGAAGAACCGTCGGCGCCGGAAGTTCCCATGCTGGCGGTGGACGAACACGAAAGACTGCTGGAGGCAGCGCGCGCCGAAGCGTACGAGCGGGGTCGCAAGGCGGGTGTCGAAGAAGCCAGGTCCCTGCAAGAAACCCGGTTTGCTGAGGAGACGTCCAATCTGGTAGGGGCAGTGGAGCACCTGATCGGACAGTTGGGCGAGATCCGCGACCGGCAGGAAAAGGACGCCATTGCGTTCTCGTTCCTGGTGGCGCGGCGCTTGTGCGCACACCTGATCGCGCGCAATCCACTGGCAGAAACGGTCGCCTTGGTGTCGGAATGTCTGGGTCCCTTGAGACAGGCGCCGCATGTCGTCATCCGGGTCGCGGAACGCGATGTCGAGGCCTTGAAGGCGAAGACCGATCCGCTTGTCTATGAAAAGGGCTTCGAAGGCCGGCTGGTCATCCTCGGAGAGCCGGACATCGAGCGCGGCGATTGCCGCATCGAATGGGCGGACGGCGGCATCCTGCGCGACCGCAAAGCGGTCGAACGGCAGATCGACCAGGTCATCCGCAACTATTTTCAGGCCAAGGCCGGCGCCAGGGCGCGGCACGCGGTCGCAGAAGCCGTTGAAGCCAAGGATACTCAGGCATGA
- the fliG gene encoding flagellar motor switch protein FliG: MAQSMQKQLTVSEDGTERELRGAERAAVLLLALGEEHGKKIWARLDEIEVRQISAAMAKLGPVTPNMLQDLFADFVRKLSSRGALTGNVDVTERLLASFLPHDRVSIIMEEIRGPAGRNMWEKLSNVQENVLANYLKNEYPQTVAVVLSKINSDHAARVLSILPEDLALEVVSRMLRMEAVQKEVLEKVEQTLRVEFMSNLTNTSRRDSHEMMADIFNNFDRQTEARFLAALEEENRESAERIKTLMFTFDDLMKLDAASCQTLLRNVEKDRLAVALKGSNEAVREFFFSNMSSRAAKLLQDDMEALGPVRLRDVDDAQSGMVATAKDLAAKGEIMISKSKGDDEIIY; the protein is encoded by the coding sequence ATGGCGCAGTCAATGCAGAAACAGCTGACCGTCAGCGAGGACGGCACCGAACGCGAACTGCGCGGCGCCGAACGGGCCGCGGTTCTGCTGCTCGCGCTCGGCGAGGAACATGGAAAGAAGATCTGGGCGCGTCTCGACGAGATCGAGGTCCGGCAGATCTCCGCGGCCATGGCCAAGCTCGGGCCGGTGACGCCGAACATGCTGCAGGACCTGTTCGCGGACTTCGTGCGCAAGCTCAGTTCGCGCGGCGCGCTGACCGGCAACGTCGACGTCACGGAACGCCTGCTCGCCTCGTTCCTGCCGCATGACAGGGTCTCCATCATCATGGAGGAGATCCGCGGGCCGGCCGGTCGCAACATGTGGGAGAAGCTTTCCAACGTCCAGGAGAACGTCCTCGCCAACTACCTCAAGAACGAATATCCGCAAACGGTCGCCGTGGTCCTGTCCAAGATCAACTCGGATCATGCCGCCCGGGTGCTGTCCATCCTGCCGGAGGATCTGGCGCTCGAGGTGGTCAGCCGCATGCTGCGGATGGAGGCGGTCCAGAAGGAGGTTCTGGAGAAGGTCGAACAGACGCTGCGCGTCGAGTTCATGTCGAACCTGACCAACACCAGCCGGCGCGACAGCCACGAGATGATGGCGGACATCTTCAACAATTTCGACCGCCAGACGGAAGCGCGGTTTCTGGCTGCCCTGGAGGAGGAAAACCGGGAGTCGGCCGAACGCATCAAGACGCTGATGTTCACCTTCGACGACCTGATGAAGCTGGATGCGGCGAGCTGCCAGACCCTGCTGCGCAATGTCGAGAAGGACCGCCTGGCGGTCGCGCTCAAGGGCTCGAACGAGGCGGTGCGCGAGTTCTTCTTCAGCAACATGTCGAGCCGGGCGGCGAAACTTCTGCAGGACGACATGGAAGCGCTCGGACCGGTGCGCCTGCGCGATGTCGACGATGCCCAGTCCGGCATGGTGGCGACTGCGAAGGACCTTGCCGCCAAGGGCGAAATCATGATCTCGAAGTCGAAGGGCGACGACGAGATCATCTACTGA
- the fliN gene encoding flagellar motor switch protein FliN, which yields MSNEIENSIPLDELESPGRRSDDGEEGVHVQSAADLEAVFDVPVRISAVLGHSRMHVSDLLKLAAGTVLELDRKVGEAIDIYVNDRLVARGEVVLVEDKLGVTMTEIIKTDR from the coding sequence ATGAGCAACGAGATCGAGAACAGCATTCCGCTTGATGAACTGGAGAGTCCGGGGCGTCGGTCGGACGACGGCGAGGAAGGCGTGCACGTCCAGTCGGCGGCCGACCTGGAAGCGGTCTTCGACGTTCCCGTCCGCATCTCGGCGGTGCTCGGTCATTCCCGGATGCACGTCTCGGACCTGCTGAAACTTGCTGCCGGTACGGTCCTGGAACTGGACCGGAAAGTCGGCGAGGCGATCGATATCTACGTGAACGATCGTCTGGTGGCCCGCGGCGAAGTCGTCCTCGTGGAGGACAAGCTCGGGGTCACCATGACGGAAATCATCAAGACCGACCGCTGA